The proteins below are encoded in one region of Belonocnema kinseyi isolate 2016_QV_RU_SX_M_011 chromosome 5, B_treatae_v1, whole genome shotgun sequence:
- the LOC117173263 gene encoding 4-coumarate--CoA ligase 1-like, which translates to MKSSSNIIAGPHFDPKLTDLTFGHYIYNQVLKHGSQTALINVDTGEELKYSKIAHDCRKLAVYLKKLGLTVNDRIGICSENNLHYGTAVLSSLLLGVTICPVNPLYTVGENLHILSISKPKYIFVSALVAPKFLKFVNELSWGPKLILLNKSASQLAIPNIYDIINNVSDIESQNIQFPKVDLEDHVAAIFCSSGTTGMPKGVMLTDKNLLLFVKRSANFFDSIKFPNETLTITALMPFFHGYGFAILCFATLQLGVRTVIFSRFEEKNFFSAIEKYKINILTLVPSLIVVLIRSPIFDQYDLSSVRKILTGGAKLSLETEKSAMKRFNLDHIQCAYGSTETTIVITYNHPESHRLGSVGKLEPGTFAKVIPIGDSNCKDALGPNCEGELCFKGSIIMKGYFGDPDSTKNAIDDDGWYHSGDVGYYDEDGFLYIVDRIKELIKYKGYQVAPVELEAILLTHPLIKDAAVVGLPDEDAGELPFAFVVKEPASNLTAEEVVNYVNAKVSPQKRIRGGVKFINEIPKNSTGKVLRRELRNTLKSNL; encoded by the exons ATGAAGAGTTCATCAAATATTATTGCTGGACCACATTTTGATCCGAAGTTGACGGATTTGACGTTTGGACATTATATTTACAATCAAGTACTGAAACATGGATCACAAACAGCTTTG ATAAACGTAGACACTGGAGAAgaattaaaatactcaaaaatagcCCATGATTGTCGTAAATTAGCAGTTTACTTGAAAAAGTTAGGCCTCACAGTAAATGATCGAATTGGTATTTGCagtgaaaataatttacattatgGCACAGCAGTACTTTCAAGTCTTCTTCTTGGAGTTACAATATGCCCTGTAAACCCTTTATATACTGTAGGAGAAAATCTCCACATTTTATCTATTTCAAAgccaaaatacatttttgtatcaGCATTAGTTGCtcccaaatttttgaaatttgtcaatGAATTGTCATGGGGACCGAAATTGATTTTGCTTAATAAGAGTGCATCGCAGTTAGCAATTCCTAATATTTATGATATCATAAATAACGTTTCAGATATTGAGTCCCAAAATATACAATTTCCCAAAGTAGATTTAGAAGATCATGTAGCTGCTATTTTTTGCTCGAGTGGCACTACAGGAATGCCGAAAGGTGTCATGCTGACTgataaaaatcttttacttttcgTCAAAAGATCAGCTAACTTTTTTGATTctataaaattcccaaatgaaACCTTAACAATCACAGCGTTAATGCCATTTTTTCATGGTTATGGTTTTGCTATTTTATGTTTTGCGACTCTTCAACTAGGCGTCAGAACGGTTATCTTCAGTCGATttgaggaaaagaattttttctcagCGATCGAGAAATATAAGATTAATATCTTGACATTGGTACCTTCATTAATAGTAGTCTTAATCAGAAGTCCGATCTTCGATCAATATGATCTATCCAGCGTTAGAAAAATATT AACTGGAGGAGCAAAACTGTCATTGGAAACAGAAAAATCTGCTATGAAAAGATTCAATCTTGACCACATTCAATGTGCTTATGGATCAACAGAGACTACAATAGTTATAACTTATAATCATCCAGAATCACACAGATTGGGAAGTGTTGGAAAATTAGAACCCGGTACTTTTG CTAAGGTGATTCCAATTGGCGATTCAAATTGTAAGGATGCTTTGGGACCGAATTGCGAAGGGGAGCTATGCTTCAAGGGTTCTATTATTATGAAGGGGTACTTTGGCGACCCagattctacaaaaaatgccATAGATGACGATGGTTGGTATCATTCTGGAGACGTGGGCTATTATGATGAAGACGgttttttatatattgttgaTAGAATTAAAGAGCTTATTAAGTACAAAGGTTACCAAGTAGCACCAGTTGAATTGGAAGCTATTTTGTTGACACATCCGTTAATAAAAGATGCAGCAGTTGTTGGATTACCAGATGAAGATGCAGGCGAATTGCCATTCGCTTTTGTGGTAAAAGAGCCTGCTTCAAATTTGACGGCAGAAGAAGTCGTTAATTACGTAAATG CTAAAGTGTCACCTCAAAAGCGAATTAGAGGAGGAGTcaagtttataaatgaaattcctaagaattcaacTGGTAAAGTTTTGCGCAGAGAACTTCGAAATACACTAAAgtctaatttgtaa